From Actinosynnema mirum DSM 43827, a single genomic window includes:
- a CDS encoding SDR family NAD(P)-dependent oxidoreductase, with protein MRSAVVTGAAGGLGERIAARLAGRGYAVVVADVDEVGARAVARAIGRGARAAELDVGDPRACERVAAGAPGLAVWVNNAGLLSAGPAWEEPWARRRALLSVNAEGVVNGTLAALGAMGDDGHVVNVVSLAGLVAAPGEALYAASKHAALAFSVGVQHDLRLAGRGARVSALCPDGMWTPMLFDRASDPRAAASWFGTLLHPDEVADAAVGLLDRPRPVLAVPRWRGPLVRLLAAFPGLGLRASGPIMAVARRKQRRFARRVL; from the coding sequence ATGCGCTCTGCGGTGGTGACCGGTGCGGCGGGCGGGCTGGGCGAGCGGATCGCCGCGCGCCTGGCCGGGCGCGGGTACGCGGTGGTGGTGGCGGACGTGGACGAGGTGGGCGCGCGGGCGGTCGCGAGGGCGATCGGGCGTGGTGCGCGGGCCGCTGAGCTGGACGTGGGCGATCCGCGGGCGTGCGAGCGGGTCGCGGCGGGCGCGCCAGGGCTGGCGGTGTGGGTGAACAACGCGGGGCTGCTGAGCGCGGGCCCGGCGTGGGAGGAGCCGTGGGCGCGGCGGCGGGCGCTGCTGTCGGTCAACGCCGAGGGAGTGGTGAACGGCACGCTGGCCGCGCTCGGCGCGATGGGCGACGACGGGCACGTGGTGAACGTGGTGTCGCTGGCCGGTCTGGTCGCGGCGCCCGGCGAGGCGCTGTACGCGGCGAGCAAGCACGCGGCGCTGGCGTTCAGCGTGGGCGTGCAGCACGACCTGCGGCTGGCCGGTCGGGGCGCGCGGGTGAGCGCGCTGTGCCCGGACGGGATGTGGACGCCGATGCTGTTCGACCGGGCGTCGGACCCGCGCGCGGCGGCGTCCTGGTTCGGGACGCTGCTTCACCCGGACGAGGTGGCGGACGCGGCGGTGGGGCTGCTGGACCGGCCGAGGCCGGTGCTGGCGGTGCCGAGGTGGCGGGGGCCGCTGGTGCGGCTGCTCGCGGCGTTCCCCGGACTGGGGCTGCGCGCGTCCGGGCCGATCATGGCGGTGGCGAGGCGCAAGCAGCGCAGGTTCGCGAGGCGGGTGCTGTAG
- a CDS encoding DUF2000 domain-containing protein: MSTESSQSAVGFAPEEIDTAASTRSARLKWVVVVDGSLPAGRAVNAAVCVAAATGEAVPGLLGPDAVDGTGSAHPGLPWAGCAVLAASGEQLAELRAKAADSPGVHVVDMPVAAQETRVYDEYLEKVAASEAVPYLAVSLIGPRNRVDKLVKRLSLLP, from the coding sequence ATGAGCACCGAGTCGTCGCAGTCCGCCGTCGGGTTCGCCCCCGAGGAGATCGACACCGCCGCGTCCACCAGGTCGGCCCGCCTGAAGTGGGTGGTCGTGGTGGACGGGTCGCTGCCCGCCGGGCGGGCGGTCAACGCGGCGGTGTGCGTGGCGGCGGCGACCGGCGAGGCGGTGCCCGGACTGCTCGGGCCGGACGCGGTGGACGGGACCGGGTCGGCGCACCCCGGCCTGCCGTGGGCGGGCTGCGCGGTGCTGGCCGCGTCCGGCGAGCAGCTGGCCGAGCTGCGGGCGAAGGCGGCGGACTCGCCGGGCGTGCACGTGGTGGACATGCCCGTGGCCGCGCAGGAGACCAGGGTGTACGACGAGTACCTGGAGAAGGTCGCGGCGAGCGAGGCCGTGCCGTACCTCGCGGTGAGCCTGATCGGGCCGCGCAACCGGGTCGACAAGCTGGTGAAGCGGCTGTCGCTGCTGCCCTGA
- a CDS encoding MarR family winged helix-turn-helix transcriptional regulator, whose translation MMTRPHDPAAKWAAHPTWLITQAALHAHRLVADGLAAVDARGHHYRVLATLEQTGPVSQATLGRTSGIHLSDVVAAINELAERGLVHRDPDPTDRRRNTITLTTAGRRQLRRQERRLAKVQDELLAPLAPEEREELVRLLGQVLSHHRNG comes from the coding sequence ATGATGACGCGCCCCCACGATCCAGCGGCCAAGTGGGCCGCACACCCGACCTGGCTGATCACGCAGGCCGCGCTGCACGCGCACCGCCTGGTGGCCGACGGGCTCGCCGCCGTGGACGCGCGCGGGCACCACTACCGGGTCCTGGCGACCCTGGAGCAGACCGGTCCGGTCAGCCAGGCCACCCTCGGGCGGACCAGCGGCATCCACCTCAGCGACGTGGTGGCGGCCATCAACGAGCTGGCCGAGCGCGGGCTCGTGCACCGCGACCCCGACCCGACCGACCGGCGCCGCAACACCATCACCCTCACCACGGCGGGCCGCAGGCAGCTGCGCAGGCAGGAGCGGCGGCTCGCCAAGGTGCAGGACGAGTTACTCGCGCCGCTGGCGCCCGAGGAGCGGGAGGAGTTGGTGCGGTTGCTCGGCCAGGTGCTGTCCCACCACCGCAACGGCTGA
- a CDS encoding Lrp/AsnC family transcriptional regulator: MDELDTNILRELQVDARRSNRDVAAAVGVAPTTALDRTRALRERGVIKGAILDVDLPSIGRPVQALIAVRIRPPARRVIEEFRAWAIAQPDTLGVFVTSGSEDFLLHVAVPDNDHLYQFVVDKLTERSEVADVRTSVVYQHLRNDRISPVGRLSP, translated from the coding sequence GTGGACGAACTTGATACGAACATCCTGCGCGAATTGCAGGTCGACGCACGGCGGAGCAACCGGGACGTGGCCGCCGCCGTGGGCGTCGCCCCGACCACCGCGCTCGACCGCACCCGCGCCCTCCGCGAGCGCGGCGTGATCAAGGGCGCGATCCTGGACGTCGACCTTCCCTCGATCGGGCGACCCGTGCAGGCGCTGATCGCGGTCCGCATCCGGCCGCCGGCGCGCCGCGTCATCGAGGAGTTCCGCGCCTGGGCCATCGCCCAGCCGGACACCCTGGGCGTGTTCGTCACGTCGGGCTCGGAGGACTTCCTGCTGCACGTCGCCGTGCCCGACAACGACCACCTCTACCAGTTCGTGGTGGACAAGCTCACCGAACGGTCCGAAGTCGCCGACGTGCGCACCTCCGTCGTGTACCAGCACCTGCGCAACGACCGGATCAGCCCGGTCGGCAGACTGTCCCCATGA
- a CDS encoding ATP-grasp domain-containing protein — MILLVPSDPLRPRRPDEHFAAEAAAARDLGITVALLDHDALPADPARAVARVPEGEDVVYRGWMVRGSHYADLARALAKRGAALRTDPLRYRRAHELPGWHDHLAPLTPRSAWTAGYDRTDFDRARAELGSGPAVLRDYTKSLKHHWDEAAFIPDVADGDAAWRVALRFRELRGADCVGGFVLREFERWRRGEVRTWWVDGECALLGPHPDTPDELPGAPDLTALTPLVRAADLRFATVDLVLAEDGGWRVVELGDGQVSDRPAAITPEQLIGALHRAG; from the coding sequence ATGATCCTGCTGGTGCCCTCGGACCCGCTGCGCCCCCGCCGCCCGGACGAGCACTTCGCCGCCGAGGCCGCCGCCGCCCGCGACCTCGGGATCACCGTCGCGCTGCTCGACCACGACGCCCTGCCCGCCGACCCGGCGCGCGCCGTCGCCCGCGTCCCGGAGGGCGAGGACGTCGTCTACCGGGGATGGATGGTGCGCGGCAGCCACTACGCGGACCTCGCGCGGGCGCTGGCGAAGCGGGGCGCGGCGCTGCGCACCGACCCGCTGCGCTACCGCAGGGCGCACGAGCTGCCCGGCTGGCACGACCACCTCGCGCCGCTGACCCCGCGCTCGGCGTGGACCGCCGGGTACGACCGGACCGACTTCGACCGGGCCCGCGCGGAGCTGGGGAGCGGACCGGCGGTGCTGCGCGACTACACCAAGTCGCTCAAGCACCACTGGGACGAGGCGGCGTTCATCCCGGACGTGGCGGATGGTGACGCCGCGTGGCGGGTGGCGCTGCGGTTCCGGGAGCTGCGCGGCGCGGACTGCGTCGGCGGGTTCGTGCTGCGCGAGTTCGAGCGGTGGCGGCGCGGCGAGGTGCGCACCTGGTGGGTGGACGGCGAGTGCGCGCTGCTCGGCCCGCACCCGGACACCCCGGACGAGCTGCCCGGCGCCCCCGACCTGACCGCGCTCACCCCGCTGGTGCGCGCGGCGGACCTGCGGTTCGCCACCGTCGACCTGGTGCTCGCCGAGGACGGCGGCTGGCGGGTGGTCGAGCTGGGCGACGGCCAGGTCAGCGACCGGCCCGCCGCGATCACCCCGGAACAGCTGATCGGGGCGCTTCACCGGGCCGGGTGA
- a CDS encoding DEAD/DEAH box helicase — protein sequence MVGRDTSVAGVVQARWGVRPEPAIARYAEPGWQLSPLPVEKSCPGCGGELHGLYRAHPSGGRQQLQAAVACPGCPATFTLRELKLAQRAVVGDLKPDAVARRMAEDAQLASLALEVDERPAEPERPVEPERPRHVREADAPELPGPWDVEPANPWADEPPQREPEPERRPVAPAEPRGLVPRRPVEQPPEPEYPLDLGYPVERPAPREETPPAAPTPEPKLRYTRPSQRAGGGPDAPAARPRTRRPLKFERKSRLRPDDFARAEGEAPAEGDAPAERPDANPHAEPAPVEQAPAEPARSERTRPEPVQVEPSRRADAEEGAPLAADTAEPSARTTPAEPAPVVPTTRPAPAEPSPRPAPSGPVLGPQPAPARRTATAVVAARIRAILATTPVPTAAAEEFPALPHHLLADAGAVPVWWCKTTDPTLKPPPAPPGADLRVLLPAHPDFADLRTLLRSEGVPFRELPHWLEQETVTSLDAPLRATAHLSEAGGVVAEACEPVAEDAALAARLAFQVVWDLHEPPGPTPPPAPTADLVPEHWLPYLPFPVLNPAQAQAAPAIVDTDEHLLVTAPTGAGKTTIGMLAVLKAILDEGRKAAWLVPQRSLTDELDRELRAWRGQGLRVERLSGEHAVDVERVRAADLWVATTEKFEAVCRAASLQAALGEVGCLVVDEIHLLGSPGRGALLEALLARVRGADSPVRIVGLSATVTNAAEVAEWLQARMVATAWRPSKVTWQLPTVPATSGFAAASRVREQVAVDLVGRHTADGGSVLVFCGSKRNVLSTAMAVAAERGAELPAPDDLDALEAACAAVGVRMHYSDYEHKHAAERAFRARESDVLVATSTVAAGVNLPARAVVVRDSSIGGEPMDTSTVLQMFGRAGRIGAGETEGWSYLVVDESQRAAWQARLVAGYSVYSRIRESLADHVLAEVLQGRVTTEADARAWWVQTLAHAQGDDDESVVVEAVGFLVEQGYLTRSGDALATTELGRLTARMMVPTSTGQRLRSALALLPVPADADDAEDALSLVLSVAVPELAGVAVPERVRPAVATAVKARGVTSRITGATSVRGLGSSATTAPGDLAWAALLLVARSPRAFAGARRAVAGIPLSTLHQVLEQAPRYLSWLAAQGVHGTVHPWIAVVAADLDQRVRWRALGPGRGAGRLLWLCERMATRQRARELVPGLWRSATASGLRSPDWRAGRPPAGCELDRVGYTALLRERVTGAELTAGPEAARVVCTAGATAITWRGKETGPPTPTGGARELPYPEPPATGETPVGAAVFTRRGDYRATGWLAAYDALAGPEEEPAREQAPRRRGLGMV from the coding sequence GTGGTGGGGCGGGACACGTCGGTCGCCGGGGTCGTGCAGGCCCGGTGGGGCGTGCGCCCGGAACCGGCGATCGCCCGCTACGCCGAGCCTGGTTGGCAGCTGTCGCCGCTGCCGGTGGAGAAGTCCTGCCCAGGGTGCGGCGGGGAGCTGCACGGGCTGTACCGGGCGCACCCGAGCGGCGGGAGGCAGCAGCTGCAGGCGGCGGTGGCGTGCCCCGGCTGCCCGGCGACGTTCACGCTGCGCGAGCTGAAGCTGGCGCAGCGGGCGGTGGTCGGGGACCTGAAGCCGGACGCCGTGGCGCGGCGGATGGCGGAGGACGCGCAGCTGGCGTCGCTGGCGCTGGAGGTGGACGAGCGGCCTGCCGAGCCCGAGCGACCGGTCGAGCCGGAGCGGCCGAGGCACGTGCGCGAGGCCGACGCGCCCGAGCTGCCGGGGCCGTGGGACGTGGAGCCTGCGAACCCGTGGGCGGACGAGCCGCCGCAGCGCGAGCCCGAGCCCGAGCGGCGGCCCGTCGCACCGGCGGAGCCGCGCGGGCTCGTGCCCCGACGACCGGTGGAGCAGCCGCCGGAACCCGAGTACCCCCTGGACCTGGGCTACCCGGTCGAGCGACCCGCGCCGCGCGAGGAGACCCCGCCCGCCGCGCCGACGCCCGAGCCGAAGCTGCGCTACACCCGCCCGAGCCAGCGCGCGGGAGGCGGGCCGGACGCCCCGGCCGCACGCCCGCGCACCCGGCGACCGCTGAAGTTCGAGCGCAAGAGCAGGCTCCGACCGGACGACTTCGCGCGGGCCGAGGGGGAGGCGCCCGCGGAGGGGGACGCGCCCGCCGAACGGCCCGACGCCAACCCCCACGCGGAACCGGCGCCTGTCGAGCAGGCGCCCGCCGAACCTGCGCGGAGTGAGCGAACTCGCCCCGAACCAGTCCAGGTCGAGCCCTCGCGGCGTGCGGACGCCGAGGAGGGCGCGCCCCTCGCGGCCGACACCGCCGAGCCCTCCGCCCGGACCACCCCGGCCGAGCCCGCCCCGGTCGTGCCCACCACCCGGCCCGCGCCCGCCGAGCCGTCCCCGCGCCCCGCCCCCTCCGGCCCGGTCCTCGGTCCCCAGCCCGCGCCCGCCCGCCGCACCGCCACCGCCGTCGTCGCCGCCCGCATCCGCGCGATCCTGGCCACCACCCCGGTCCCCACCGCCGCCGCCGAGGAGTTCCCCGCCCTCCCCCACCACCTCCTCGCCGACGCGGGCGCCGTCCCGGTGTGGTGGTGCAAGACCACCGACCCCACCCTCAAGCCCCCACCCGCCCCACCCGGCGCCGACCTGCGGGTCCTCCTGCCCGCGCACCCCGACTTCGCCGACCTGCGCACCCTCCTGCGCTCCGAGGGCGTCCCGTTCCGGGAGCTGCCGCACTGGCTGGAGCAGGAGACCGTCACCTCCCTGGACGCCCCGCTGCGCGCCACCGCGCACCTGTCCGAGGCCGGCGGCGTGGTGGCGGAGGCGTGCGAGCCGGTCGCCGAGGACGCCGCGCTCGCCGCGCGCCTGGCGTTCCAGGTGGTCTGGGACCTGCACGAGCCGCCCGGTCCGACGCCGCCGCCCGCGCCGACCGCCGACCTGGTGCCCGAGCACTGGCTGCCCTACCTGCCGTTCCCGGTGCTGAACCCGGCCCAGGCCCAGGCCGCGCCCGCGATCGTCGACACCGACGAGCACCTGCTGGTCACCGCGCCCACCGGCGCGGGCAAGACCACCATCGGGATGCTCGCGGTCCTGAAAGCGATCCTGGACGAGGGCCGCAAGGCCGCCTGGCTGGTGCCGCAGCGCTCCCTCACCGACGAGCTGGACCGCGAGCTGCGGGCGTGGCGCGGGCAGGGCCTGCGGGTGGAGCGGCTGTCCGGCGAGCACGCGGTGGACGTGGAGCGGGTGCGCGCGGCGGACCTGTGGGTGGCCACGACGGAGAAGTTCGAGGCGGTGTGCCGGGCCGCGTCGTTGCAGGCCGCGCTGGGCGAGGTGGGCTGCCTGGTGGTGGACGAGATCCACCTGCTCGGCAGCCCCGGCCGGGGCGCGCTGCTGGAGGCGCTGCTGGCCAGGGTGCGCGGCGCGGACTCGCCGGTGCGGATCGTCGGGCTGTCCGCGACGGTCACCAACGCCGCCGAGGTCGCCGAGTGGTTGCAGGCCCGCATGGTGGCGACCGCGTGGCGGCCGTCGAAGGTGACCTGGCAGCTGCCGACGGTGCCCGCGACGTCCGGGTTCGCGGCGGCCTCGCGGGTGCGCGAGCAGGTCGCGGTGGACCTGGTCGGGCGGCACACCGCCGACGGGGGCAGCGTGCTGGTGTTCTGCGGCTCCAAGCGGAACGTGCTGTCCACGGCCATGGCGGTCGCCGCCGAGCGCGGGGCCGAGCTGCCCGCCCCGGACGACCTGGACGCGCTGGAGGCGGCGTGCGCGGCGGTCGGGGTGCGGATGCACTACTCGGACTACGAGCACAAGCACGCGGCCGAGCGGGCGTTCCGGGCGCGCGAGTCGGACGTGCTGGTGGCGACGTCGACGGTGGCGGCCGGGGTGAACCTGCCCGCCCGCGCGGTCGTGGTGCGGGACAGCTCGATCGGCGGCGAGCCGATGGACACGTCCACGGTGCTCCAGATGTTCGGGCGGGCCGGGCGGATCGGGGCCGGGGAGACCGAGGGCTGGTCGTACCTGGTGGTGGACGAGTCGCAGCGCGCGGCGTGGCAGGCGCGGCTGGTGGCCGGGTACTCGGTGTACTCGCGCATCCGGGAGAGCCTGGCCGACCACGTGCTCGCCGAGGTGCTCCAGGGGCGGGTGACCACGGAGGCGGACGCGCGGGCCTGGTGGGTGCAGACGCTCGCGCACGCGCAGGGCGACGACGACGAGTCGGTCGTGGTGGAGGCGGTGGGGTTCCTGGTGGAGCAGGGCTACCTGACCCGCTCCGGGGACGCGCTGGCCACGACCGAGCTGGGCCGGTTGACCGCGCGGATGATGGTGCCCACGAGCACCGGGCAGCGGCTGCGGTCGGCGCTGGCGCTGCTGCCGGTGCCCGCGGACGCGGACGACGCCGAGGACGCGCTGTCCCTGGTGCTGTCGGTGGCGGTGCCGGAGCTGGCCGGGGTGGCGGTGCCGGAGCGGGTGCGGCCCGCGGTGGCGACGGCGGTGAAGGCGCGCGGGGTGACCTCGCGGATCACCGGGGCCACGTCGGTGCGCGGCCTCGGCTCGTCGGCGACGACCGCGCCCGGTGACCTGGCGTGGGCGGCGCTGCTGCTGGTGGCGCGCTCGCCGAGGGCGTTCGCGGGGGCGCGGCGGGCGGTGGCGGGGATTCCGCTGTCGACGCTGCACCAGGTGCTGGAGCAGGCCCCGCGCTACCTGTCGTGGCTGGCCGCGCAGGGCGTGCACGGGACGGTGCACCCGTGGATCGCGGTGGTGGCGGCGGACCTGGACCAGCGGGTGCGCTGGCGGGCGCTGGGGCCGGGGCGCGGCGCGGGGCGGCTGCTGTGGCTGTGCGAGCGGATGGCGACCAGGCAGCGGGCGCGCGAGCTGGTGCCGGGGCTGTGGCGGTCGGCGACGGCGAGCGGGCTGCGCTCCCCGGACTGGCGGGCGGGCCGCCCGCCCGCCGGGTGCGAGCTGGACCGGGTCGGGTACACGGCGCTGCTGCGCGAGCGGGTCACCGGCGCGGAGCTGACGGCCGGGCCGGAGGCGGCGCGGGTGGTGTGCACGGCGGGCGCGACGGCGATCACCTGGCGCGGCAAGGAGACCGGCCCGCCGACCCCGACCGGGGGCGCGCGCGAGCTGCCCTACCCGGAACCGCCCGCGACCGGCGAGACCCCGGTGGGGGCGGCGGTGTTCACCCGGCGCGGGGACTACCGGGCAACGGGGTGGCTGGCGGCGTACGACGCGCTGGCGGGCCCGGAGGAGGAACCCGCGCGGGAGCAGGCGCCCCGGCGGCGGGGGTTGGGCATGGTGTGA
- a CDS encoding sugar efflux transporter, which yields MVTVVITTPRTPPTSLKQQLLPLATVVVLGGAGYALVGPLLSLFLIKELGASPFQVGSFMLVSALAALAVSTAVGRFSDRRAVRKQLLIVGSLSGTAAYVVFALSREYLLLLLVSVTLAALSSVMVPQSFAYARQSLSASGSSRGPLATSALRTLLSLSWAIAPPLAAIFVERSSFTWVFAGAAVMYALAALAAWYRLPPLPKPEPVVVMPDSVAVPSRARGELSLTAVAFVLLQGTTALSVAVLPLFVVDDLGGTAGNAGVAMGVCAALEIPLMLWLGFVAAKVDNRLLVLAGAVLALSYHGVMLVSGEVWHVIAAQLLHALAISALQGIGISYFQDLDPDFPGRATTLFTNTGKAGSMLSGPLLALAQANGYRTAFALGAAMAVTGLVLLLLARPRRARRPRTEVGAMP from the coding sequence ATGGTCACCGTGGTAATCACGACCCCCCGAACACCTCCCACCTCCCTGAAGCAGCAGCTCCTCCCCCTGGCGACCGTGGTGGTCCTCGGCGGCGCCGGCTACGCGCTGGTCGGACCCCTGCTCTCGCTGTTCCTGATCAAGGAGCTCGGCGCGAGCCCGTTCCAGGTCGGGTCGTTCATGCTCGTCAGCGCGCTCGCCGCGCTCGCCGTCAGCACCGCCGTCGGCCGGTTCTCCGACCGCCGCGCGGTGCGCAAGCAGCTCCTGATCGTCGGCTCGCTCAGCGGCACCGCCGCGTACGTCGTGTTCGCGCTCTCCCGCGAGTACCTGCTGCTCCTGCTGGTCTCGGTCACCCTGGCCGCGCTGAGCAGCGTCATGGTGCCGCAGAGCTTCGCCTACGCCCGCCAGTCGCTGTCCGCCAGCGGCTCCTCGCGCGGGCCGCTCGCGACCAGCGCCCTGCGCACCCTGCTGTCGCTGTCCTGGGCGATCGCCCCGCCGCTGGCCGCCATCTTCGTGGAGCGCTCCAGCTTCACCTGGGTGTTCGCGGGCGCGGCCGTCATGTACGCGCTGGCCGCCCTCGCCGCCTGGTACCGGCTGCCCCCGCTGCCCAAGCCCGAGCCGGTCGTGGTGATGCCCGACTCGGTCGCCGTCCCGTCGCGGGCGCGCGGCGAGCTGTCGCTGACCGCCGTGGCGTTCGTGCTGCTCCAGGGCACGACGGCGCTGAGCGTCGCGGTGCTGCCGCTGTTCGTCGTCGACGACCTGGGCGGCACCGCGGGCAACGCGGGCGTCGCCATGGGCGTGTGCGCGGCGCTGGAGATCCCGCTGATGCTGTGGCTGGGCTTCGTCGCGGCCAAGGTCGACAACCGGCTGCTGGTGCTGGCGGGCGCGGTGCTCGCGCTGTCGTACCACGGCGTCATGCTGGTCAGCGGCGAGGTGTGGCACGTGATCGCCGCCCAGCTGCTGCACGCCCTGGCCATCTCGGCGCTGCAGGGCATCGGCATCTCCTACTTCCAGGACCTCGACCCGGACTTCCCCGGCCGCGCCACGACCCTGTTCACCAACACCGGCAAGGCGGGCTCGATGCTGTCCGGGCCGCTGCTGGCGCTGGCCCAGGCGAACGGTTACCGGACCGCGTTCGCGCTCGGCGCGGCCATGGCCGTGACGGGTCTGGTGCTGCTCCTGCTCGCCCGCCCGCGCCGCGCCCGGCGACCCCGCACCGAAGTCGGCGCAATGCCGTAG
- a CDS encoding cytochrome P450: MTATMAAVRDGVVAWVARRAVAKWLLAKYGARALAMLPEGVMLPLRRDGLDPVAEMEQMRADGPIHRVQTPFRFGVWLVTGEQETRAVLADGNAFSNDYARIGQTGFVKIERSPGGLGFADPPHHTRLRKLLTPEFTMRRLARLAPRVDEIIADRLDAMDAAPGPVDLVEQFSLPIPSLAICELLGVPYEDRELFQRLAAARFDVFGGANAALGAVSESLDYLREVVERQRVEPGDGLIGMIIRNHGDQVDDEELAGLADGVLTGGFDTTASMLALGAAVLLQNPEAARAVREDDAAVGPVVEELLRYLSVVQVAFPRFAKQDMEIGGARIKEGDAVVCSLVAANRHAGTDFDHTRVPAPGGHYAFGHGAHRCVGAELGRLELRAAYPALLRRFPNLRLADELPGYRTVSVVHGVERMMVHVR, from the coding sequence ATGACTGCGACGATGGCGGCGGTGCGTGACGGGGTGGTCGCCTGGGTGGCCAGGAGGGCCGTCGCCAAGTGGCTCCTGGCCAAGTACGGGGCGCGGGCGCTCGCGATGCTCCCCGAGGGGGTGATGCTGCCGCTGCGCCGCGACGGGCTCGACCCGGTGGCCGAGATGGAGCAGATGCGCGCGGACGGTCCCATCCACCGCGTGCAGACCCCGTTCCGGTTCGGCGTGTGGCTGGTGACCGGCGAGCAGGAGACGCGCGCGGTCCTGGCGGACGGCAACGCCTTCAGCAACGACTACGCGCGGATCGGCCAGACCGGCTTCGTCAAGATCGAGCGCTCGCCCGGCGGCCTCGGGTTCGCCGACCCGCCGCACCACACCCGGCTGCGCAAGCTGCTCACGCCGGAGTTCACCATGCGGCGGCTGGCCAGGCTGGCCCCGCGCGTCGACGAGATCATCGCCGACCGGCTGGACGCGATGGACGCGGCGCCCGGCCCGGTCGACCTGGTGGAGCAGTTCTCGCTGCCCATCCCGTCGCTGGCGATCTGCGAGCTGCTCGGCGTGCCCTACGAGGACCGCGAGCTGTTCCAGCGGCTCGCCGCCGCCCGGTTCGACGTGTTCGGCGGCGCGAACGCGGCGCTCGGCGCGGTGTCCGAGTCCCTGGACTACCTGCGCGAGGTCGTCGAGCGGCAGCGCGTCGAACCCGGTGACGGGCTCATCGGCATGATCATCCGCAACCACGGCGACCAGGTCGACGACGAGGAGCTCGCGGGCCTGGCGGACGGCGTGCTCACCGGCGGGTTCGACACCACCGCCAGCATGTTGGCGCTGGGCGCGGCGGTGCTGCTGCAGAACCCGGAGGCCGCCCGCGCGGTGCGCGAGGACGACGCGGCCGTCGGGCCGGTCGTGGAGGAGCTGCTGCGCTACCTGAGCGTGGTGCAGGTGGCGTTCCCGCGCTTCGCCAAGCAGGACATGGAGATCGGCGGGGCGCGGATCAAGGAGGGCGACGCGGTCGTCTGCTCGCTGGTCGCCGCGAACCGCCACGCGGGCACCGACTTCGACCACACCCGCGTGCCCGCGCCGGGCGGCCACTACGCGTTCGGGCACGGCGCGCACCGCTGCGTCGGCGCGGAGCTGGGCAGGCTGGAGCTGCGGGCCGCCTACCCGGCGCTGCTGCGGCGCTTCCCGAACCTGCGGCTGGCCGACGAGCTGCCGGGCTACCGGACCGTGTCGGTCGTGCACGGCGTCGAGCGGATGATGGTGCACGTGCGCTGA